A window of the Streptomyces sp. NBC_00250 genome harbors these coding sequences:
- a CDS encoding Lrp/AsnC family transcriptional regulator yields MADEQMAVDRNEVPDDDEGGALGGTGNEVPGEALSAPVGMPTGALPARPLDAIDRDILRLLQTDGRASVRSVAERVHVSRANAYARINRLIDDGVIRGFSARVNHERAGHGASAYITLKIVQNSWRTVREQLKTLPGATHIALVSGDFDVLLLVHTPDNRTLRELVLTRLQSIPEVLSTRTLLVFEETDLNNDPRA; encoded by the coding sequence ATGGCGGATGAACAAATGGCCGTCGACCGGAACGAGGTTCCGGACGACGACGAGGGCGGCGCGCTCGGCGGGACCGGGAACGAGGTGCCCGGCGAGGCCCTGAGCGCCCCGGTCGGCATGCCGACGGGCGCGCTTCCGGCACGCCCGCTGGACGCGATCGACCGCGACATCCTGCGGTTGCTGCAAACGGACGGGCGCGCCTCGGTACGCTCCGTGGCCGAGCGGGTGCACGTCTCCCGGGCCAACGCCTACGCGCGCATCAACCGGCTCATCGACGACGGGGTGATCCGCGGCTTCAGCGCCCGGGTCAACCACGAGCGGGCGGGCCACGGAGCCTCCGCCTACATCACGCTCAAGATCGTCCAGAACTCCTGGCGCACGGTCCGCGAGCAGCTCAAAACGCTGCCGGGCGCCACGCACATAGCGCTGGTCAGCGGGGATTTCGACGTTCTGCTGCTCGTCCACACGCCGGACAACCGAACCCTCCGCGAGCTGGTCCTCACCCGGCTCCAGTCGATCCCGGAGGTGCTGTCCACGCGCACGCTGCTGGTGTTCGAGGAGACGGACCTCAACAACGATCCACGCGCCTGA
- the pdhA gene encoding pyruvate dehydrogenase (acetyl-transferring) E1 component subunit alpha, translating into MDSLQQRSSTVQEPPGAISDYRPTPPPAWQPRTDPAPLLPDTEPLRVLGTDAVADADPALLLRLYAELIRGRRYNTQATALTKQGRLAVYPSTTGQEAGEIAAALALEERDWLFPSYRDTLAAVARGLDPVQALTLLRGDWHTGYDPHEHRIAPLCTPLATQLPHAVGLAHAARLKGDDVVALAMVGDGGTSEGDFHEALNFAAVWQAPVVFFVQNNGFAISVPLAKQTAAPSLAHKAVGYGMPGRLVDGNDAVAVHQVLTEAVARARRGGGPTLVEAITYRIDAHTNADDATRYRAAGEVETWRAHDPILILERELTERGLLDEDGKRAAAEAAETMAADLRERMNADPVLDPMDLFSHVYAEQTTQLREQAAQLRAELEAEGEA; encoded by the coding sequence GTGGACTCGTTGCAACAGCGCAGTTCGACAGTCCAAGAGCCGCCCGGTGCCATTTCCGACTACCGGCCCACCCCGCCGCCGGCGTGGCAGCCGCGTACCGACCCCGCCCCGCTGCTGCCCGACACCGAGCCGCTGCGCGTGCTCGGCACGGACGCCGTGGCCGACGCCGACCCCGCGCTGCTGCTCCGGCTCTACGCGGAGCTGATCCGCGGCCGCCGGTACAACACGCAGGCCACCGCCCTGACCAAGCAGGGCCGGCTCGCCGTGTACCCGTCGACCACCGGGCAGGAGGCGGGCGAGATCGCCGCCGCCCTCGCCCTGGAGGAGCGGGACTGGCTCTTCCCCTCGTACCGCGACACCCTGGCGGCCGTCGCCCGCGGCCTCGACCCCGTGCAGGCCCTGACCCTGCTGCGCGGCGACTGGCACACCGGGTACGACCCGCACGAGCACCGCATCGCGCCGCTCTGCACCCCGCTGGCCACCCAGCTCCCGCACGCGGTGGGCCTCGCCCACGCCGCCCGGCTCAAGGGTGACGACGTGGTGGCCCTCGCCATGGTCGGCGACGGCGGCACCAGCGAGGGCGACTTCCACGAGGCGCTGAACTTCGCGGCCGTCTGGCAGGCCCCCGTGGTCTTCTTCGTGCAGAACAACGGCTTCGCGATCTCCGTTCCGCTGGCCAAGCAGACCGCCGCCCCCTCCCTGGCCCACAAGGCCGTCGGATACGGGATGCCGGGCCGACTGGTCGACGGCAACGACGCGGTGGCCGTCCACCAGGTGCTGACCGAGGCCGTGGCCCGCGCCCGGCGCGGCGGCGGCCCCACCCTCGTCGAGGCCATCACGTACCGGATCGACGCCCACACCAACGCCGACGACGCCACCCGCTACCGCGCGGCCGGCGAGGTCGAGACCTGGCGGGCGCACGACCCGATCCTGATCCTCGAACGGGAGCTGACGGAGCGCGGCCTGCTCGACGAGGACGGCAAGCGGGCGGCGGCGGAGGCCGCCGAGACGATGGCCGCCGACCTGCGCGAGCGGATGAACGCCGACCCGGTGCTCGACCCGATGGACCTCTTCTCGCACGTGTACGCGGAGCAGACCACGCAGCTGCGGGAACAAGCGGCGCAGCTGCGCGCCGAGCTCGAAGCCGAGGGTGAGGCGTGA
- a CDS encoding alpha-ketoacid dehydrogenase subunit beta gives MAQALQRAMRDAMAEDPTVHVMGEDVGTLGGVFRVTDGLAKEFGEDRCTDTPLAEAGILGAAVGMAMYGLRPVVEMQFDAFAYPAFEQLISHVAKMRNRTRGAMPMPIVIRVPYGGGIGGVEHHSDSSEAYYMATPGLHVVTPATVEDAYGLLRAAIASDDPVVFLEPKRLYWSKSDWSPEAPAPVEPIGKAVVRRRGTGATLITYGPSVPVCLEAAEAAQAEGWDLEVVDLRSLVPFDDETVSASVRRTGRAVVVHESTGFGGPGAEIAARVTERCFHHLEAPVLRVAGFDIPYPPPMLERHHLPGVDRVLDAVARLQWEAGS, from the coding sequence ATGGCGCAGGCGCTCCAGCGCGCCATGCGCGACGCGATGGCAGAGGACCCGACCGTCCATGTGATGGGCGAGGACGTCGGCACCCTCGGCGGGGTCTTCCGGGTCACCGACGGGCTCGCCAAGGAGTTCGGCGAGGACCGCTGCACCGACACCCCGCTGGCCGAGGCCGGCATTCTCGGCGCGGCGGTCGGCATGGCCATGTACGGCCTGCGGCCGGTCGTCGAGATGCAGTTCGACGCGTTCGCCTACCCGGCGTTCGAGCAGCTGATCTCCCACGTGGCGAAGATGCGGAACCGGACGCGCGGCGCGATGCCGATGCCGATCGTCATCCGTGTCCCGTACGGCGGCGGGATCGGCGGAGTCGAGCACCACAGCGACTCCTCCGAGGCCTACTACATGGCCACCCCCGGACTGCATGTCGTCACCCCGGCCACCGTCGAGGACGCCTACGGGCTGCTGCGCGCGGCCATCGCCTCCGACGACCCGGTGGTCTTCCTGGAGCCCAAGAGGCTCTACTGGTCCAAGTCCGACTGGTCTCCCGAGGCGCCCGCGCCGGTGGAGCCGATCGGAAAGGCCGTCGTACGGCGGCGGGGCACCGGCGCCACCCTGATCACCTACGGTCCCTCCGTGCCCGTCTGTCTGGAGGCGGCGGAGGCCGCGCAGGCCGAGGGCTGGGACCTGGAGGTCGTCGACCTGCGCTCGCTCGTGCCCTTCGACGACGAGACCGTCAGCGCCTCGGTGCGGCGCACCGGCCGCGCGGTCGTCGTCCACGAGTCGACCGGCTTCGGCGGCCCCGGCGCGGAGATCGCCGCGCGCGTGACCGAGCGCTGCTTCCACCACCTGGAGGCGCCGGTGCTGCGGGTCGCGGGCTTCGACATCCCGTACCCGCCGCCCATGCTGGAGCGGCACCATCTGCCGGGCGTGGACCGGGTCCTGGACGCGGTGGCACGGCTGCAGTGGGAGGCGGGAAGCTGA
- a CDS encoding dihydrolipoamide acetyltransferase family protein, producing the protein MAQVLEFKLPDLGEGLTEAEIVRWLVSVGDVVAIDQPVVEVETAKAMVEVPCPYGGVVTARYGEEGTELPVGAPLLTVAVGGTGAPEELAEAAPGATPTAGGTAAESAVSSEYSGNVLVGYGTAEPAARRRRVRHESHAVAQAPAPVAAPAPVAAPVAVAVAGHEGPVPVISPLVRKLARDRGLDLREIHGSGPEGLILRADVELAIAALERPVAAPAPAPAPAPAAASAPALASAGERVPLRGVRGAVADKLSRSRTEIPDATCWVDADATELMAARTAMNAAGGPKISLLALLARICAHALARFPELNSTVDMAAREIVRLPSVHLGFAAQTPRGLVVPVVKDAGTRTAESLTAEFARLTEAARQSALTPADLTGGTFTLNNYGVFGVDGSTPIINHPEAAMLGVGRIIPKPWVHQGELAVRQVVQLSLTFDHRVCDGGTAGGFLRYVADCVEQPAVLLRTL; encoded by the coding sequence ATGGCGCAGGTGCTCGAGTTCAAGTTGCCCGACCTCGGTGAGGGACTCACCGAGGCGGAGATCGTCCGCTGGCTGGTCAGCGTGGGCGACGTCGTCGCCATCGACCAGCCGGTCGTCGAGGTCGAGACGGCCAAGGCCATGGTCGAGGTGCCCTGCCCGTACGGCGGTGTCGTCACCGCGCGGTACGGCGAAGAGGGCACCGAACTGCCCGTCGGCGCACCGCTGCTGACGGTCGCCGTGGGCGGCACGGGCGCGCCGGAGGAGCTCGCGGAGGCGGCTCCGGGAGCCACCCCCACGGCGGGCGGGACCGCCGCCGAGTCCGCCGTGTCGTCCGAGTACTCGGGCAATGTGCTGGTCGGGTACGGCACGGCCGAGCCCGCCGCCCGGCGCCGCCGGGTACGGCACGAGAGCCACGCCGTGGCACAGGCACCCGCACCCGTCGCGGCCCCGGCACCCGTCGCGGCGCCGGTGGCCGTGGCCGTCGCCGGCCACGAGGGTCCGGTGCCGGTCATCTCGCCGCTCGTGCGGAAACTGGCCAGGGACCGGGGACTCGACCTGCGGGAGATCCACGGATCGGGGCCCGAGGGCCTGATCCTGCGGGCCGACGTGGAGCTGGCCATCGCGGCCCTGGAGCGGCCCGTCGCCGCACCGGCGCCCGCGCCCGCTCCCGCCCCGGCCGCCGCTTCGGCGCCCGCGCTCGCCTCGGCCGGTGAGCGGGTTCCGCTGCGCGGGGTCCGTGGCGCGGTGGCGGACAAGCTGTCGCGCAGCCGTACGGAGATCCCGGACGCGACCTGCTGGGTCGATGCCGACGCGACCGAGCTGATGGCCGCACGGACGGCGATGAACGCGGCGGGCGGGCCGAAGATCTCGCTGCTCGCGCTCCTCGCCCGGATCTGCGCCCACGCCCTGGCCCGGTTCCCCGAGCTCAACTCCACCGTGGACATGGCGGCCCGGGAGATCGTCCGGCTGCCGTCCGTGCACCTCGGCTTCGCCGCCCAGACGCCGCGCGGTCTGGTCGTGCCCGTGGTCAAGGATGCGGGGACCCGGACGGCCGAGTCGCTGACGGCCGAGTTCGCCCGGCTGACGGAGGCCGCACGGCAGTCCGCACTGACCCCGGCCGATCTGACGGGTGGCACGTTCACCCTGAACAACTACGGGGTGTTCGGGGTCGACGGATCCACGCCGATCATCAACCACCCCGAGGCCGCGATGCTCGGCGTCGGCCGGATCATCCCCAAGCCCTGGGTGCACCAGGGCGAACTGGCCGTGCGTCAGGTGGTGCAGCTCTCGCTCACCTTCGACCACCGCGTCTGCGACGGCGGCACGGCGGGCGGCTTCCTGAGGTACGTGGCCGACTGCGTCGAGCAGCCGGCGGTCCTGCTCCGCACGCTCTGA
- a CDS encoding NTP transferase domain-containing protein yields the protein MTTPHDAVVLAGGAAQRLGGADKPGVRVGGRALLDRVLTACRGADRTVVVGDPRPTVHPVRWTREDPPGGGPLAALDAGVRETRADVLLVLSADLPFLDEDTVRRLLGVLAEDPGAEAALLTDAGGRDQPLVAAYRAAPLRRELARIAGERGTLAGGPLRLLTGALRLTRVAAGPLASFDCDTWEDIATARARIREHGTVLDEWITAVKDELGIELDVDTGVLLDLARDAAHGVARPAAPLTTFLVGYAAASAAAGGGPEAVAEAARKAAALAQRWAAEQDEAG from the coding sequence GTGACCACCCCACATGACGCCGTCGTACTCGCCGGAGGTGCCGCCCAGCGCCTCGGCGGTGCCGACAAGCCCGGAGTACGGGTCGGAGGCCGGGCACTCCTCGACCGGGTCCTCACCGCCTGCCGAGGCGCGGACCGGACCGTGGTCGTCGGCGATCCCCGCCCGACCGTCCACCCCGTCCGCTGGACCAGGGAGGACCCGCCCGGCGGAGGGCCGCTGGCCGCTCTCGACGCCGGAGTACGGGAGACCCGGGCCGACGTCCTGCTCGTCCTCTCCGCCGACCTGCCCTTCCTCGACGAGGACACCGTCCGACGGCTGCTCGGGGTGCTCGCCGAGGACCCCGGGGCCGAGGCCGCGCTCCTCACCGACGCCGGGGGGCGGGACCAGCCGCTCGTCGCCGCGTACCGCGCCGCCCCGCTCCGGCGGGAGCTGGCTCGGATCGCCGGGGAGCGCGGCACCCTCGCAGGCGGCCCGCTGCGGCTGCTCACCGGCGCGCTGCGGCTCACCCGGGTCGCCGCGGGGCCCCTCGCCTCCTTCGACTGCGACACCTGGGAGGACATCGCCACGGCCCGGGCCCGCATCAGGGAGCATGGGACCGTGTTGGATGAATGGATCACCGCAGTCAAGGACGAACTGGGCATCGAATTGGACGTCGACACCGGCGTACTGCTCGATCTGGCTCGTGACGCCGCCCATGGCGTGGCCCGCCCCGCCGCACCCCTGACCACCTTCCTGGTCGGCTACGCGGCGGCGAGCGCGGCCGCCGGGGGCGGACCGGAGGCGGTCGCCGAGGCCGCCCGCAAGGCCGCCGCGCTGGCCCAGCGCTGGGCCGCCGAGCAGGACGAGGCCGGATGA
- a CDS encoding molybdopterin molybdotransferase MoeA, whose product MSLKEPLPVAPGTTPDARDGQPHRATAWPEARAAAVRAGAAARAGRAPLGVPLGQALGQVLAEPLLALTDLPPFDTSAMDGWAVAGPGPWTVREEGAVLAGQAPGAATVDGEAVRIATGARVPSGTTAVLRTEHSRTEPSGTERTRTEPSGTERSAPEGALLHALREVVPGQDIRPRGQECRSGDELLPAGTVVTPAVLGLAAAAGYDELRVSPRPRVEILVLGDELLTAGLPHDGLIRDALGPMLGPWLTALGADVLATRRIGDEAEELYAAVTGSTADLVLTTGGTAAGPVDHVHGVLAKAGATLLVDGVKVRPGHPMLLARLGAEPNRAEPGRAELTRAEPGRPGHVRHLVGLPGNPLAAVSGLLTLAEPLLRALADQGQGDPPRVPVQDEVHGHPYDTRLVPVVRRDGRAVPLRYNGPAMLRGIATADGLAVVPPGGARPGQELDVLDLPWPTAEGAVPAQGACFT is encoded by the coding sequence ATGAGCCTGAAGGAGCCCCTCCCGGTGGCCCCGGGAACCACCCCCGACGCGCGGGACGGGCAACCGCACCGGGCCACTGCCTGGCCCGAGGCGCGGGCCGCCGCCGTCCGCGCCGGGGCCGCCGCGCGGGCCGGCCGGGCGCCGCTCGGCGTACCGCTCGGGCAGGCACTCGGCCAGGTCCTGGCCGAGCCGCTCCTCGCCCTCACCGACCTGCCGCCCTTCGACACCTCCGCCATGGACGGCTGGGCGGTCGCGGGGCCCGGACCCTGGACCGTGCGTGAGGAGGGTGCCGTCCTCGCCGGGCAGGCACCCGGGGCGGCGACGGTCGACGGCGAGGCCGTACGGATCGCCACCGGCGCGCGCGTCCCTTCCGGGACCACCGCAGTCCTCCGCACCGAGCACTCCCGTACCGAGCCCTCCGGTACCGAACGCACCCGTACCGAGCCCTCCGGTACCGAGCGCTCCGCTCCCGAGGGCGCCCTGCTGCACGCCCTGCGCGAGGTCGTGCCGGGGCAGGACATCCGGCCCCGGGGCCAGGAGTGCCGCTCCGGTGACGAACTGCTCCCCGCGGGCACCGTCGTGACCCCCGCCGTACTGGGCCTCGCCGCGGCCGCCGGCTACGACGAGCTCCGCGTGTCACCGCGCCCCCGGGTGGAGATCCTGGTCCTCGGGGACGAGCTGCTCACGGCCGGGCTCCCCCACGACGGCCTCATCCGTGACGCCCTCGGCCCCATGCTCGGCCCCTGGCTGACGGCGCTCGGCGCCGACGTCCTCGCCACCCGCCGGATCGGCGACGAGGCCGAGGAGCTGTACGCGGCCGTCACCGGCTCCACCGCCGACCTGGTCCTCACCACCGGCGGGACCGCCGCCGGGCCGGTGGACCACGTTCACGGTGTGCTGGCCAAGGCCGGCGCCACCCTCCTGGTCGACGGGGTGAAGGTCCGGCCCGGCCACCCGATGCTGCTCGCCCGCCTCGGCGCCGAGCCCAACCGCGCCGAGCCAGGCCGCGCCGAGCTCACCCGTGCCGAGCCCGGCCGACCCGGGCACGTCCGCCACCTCGTCGGCCTCCCCGGCAACCCGCTCGCGGCCGTGTCCGGGCTTCTCACCCTGGCCGAGCCGCTCCTCAGGGCCCTGGCCGACCAAGGGCAAGGGGATCCGCCCCGCGTACCCGTCCAGGACGAGGTGCACGGGCATCCGTACGACACCCGGCTCGTCCCGGTCGTCCGCCGTGATGGACGGGCCGTACCCCTGCGCTACAACGGACCGGCCATGCTCCGGGGCATCGCCACCGCGGACGGCCTGGCCGTCGTCCCGCCCGGTGGCGCACGCCCCGGTCAAGAGCTGGATGTCCTCGACCTTCCCTGGCCGACGGCCGAGGGGGCCGTACCGGCCCAAGGAGCGTGTTTCACGTGA
- a CDS encoding potassium channel family protein encodes MARHADERISGPQIRLPRREVERPLRQVGKRLLMALGVLLVTVLIVYIDRDGYHDNADETLDFLDCAYYATVTLSTTGYGDIVPYSDTARLANILLVTPLRVLFLIILVGTTLEVLTERTREEFRLNRWRSTLRDHTVIVGFGTKGRSAIQTLCATGLRKEQIVIVDPSNKVIETANADGFVGVVGDATRSDVLLRAEVQRARQIVIATQRDDTAVLVTLTARQLNRGAKIVAAVREEENAPLLRQSGADAVITSASAAGRLLGLSVLSPSAGTVMEDLIQQGSGLDLVERPVTKSEVGKSVRETGDLVVSVLRGHRLLGYDDPAASPLQLTDRVITIVRAAPVTPLSTPPED; translated from the coding sequence ATGGCCCGCCACGCGGACGAGCGGATCTCCGGCCCGCAGATCAGGCTGCCGCGCCGGGAGGTCGAGCGTCCGCTGCGCCAGGTCGGCAAGCGGCTGCTCATGGCGCTCGGTGTGCTCCTGGTGACGGTGCTCATCGTCTACATCGACCGCGACGGCTACCACGACAACGCCGACGAGACGCTCGACTTCCTCGACTGCGCCTACTACGCGACCGTGACGCTCTCCACCACCGGATACGGCGACATCGTCCCGTACAGCGACACGGCGCGGCTCGCCAACATCCTGCTGGTCACGCCCCTGCGCGTGCTGTTTCTGATCATCCTGGTCGGCACCACCCTCGAGGTCCTCACGGAGCGGACCCGCGAGGAGTTCCGGCTGAACCGCTGGAGGTCCACCTTGCGCGACCACACCGTCATCGTCGGCTTCGGCACCAAGGGGCGGTCCGCGATCCAGACGCTCTGCGCGACCGGTCTCCGCAAGGAGCAGATCGTCATCGTCGATCCCTCCAACAAGGTGATCGAGACGGCGAACGCGGACGGGTTCGTCGGTGTCGTCGGCGACGCGACCCGCAGTGACGTGCTGCTCCGCGCCGAGGTACAGCGGGCCCGGCAGATCGTCATCGCCACCCAGCGAGACGACACCGCCGTGCTGGTCACCCTCACGGCCCGCCAGCTCAACCGGGGCGCGAAGATCGTCGCCGCGGTCCGCGAGGAGGAGAACGCGCCGCTGCTGCGCCAGTCCGGCGCGGACGCGGTCATCACCAGCGCCAGCGCCGCCGGGCGCCTGCTCGGCCTCTCCGTGCTGAGCCCCAGCGCCGGCACGGTGATGGAGGACCTCATCCAGCAGGGCTCCGGCCTCGACCTGGTCGAGCGTCCGGTGACCAAGAGCGAGGTGGGCAAGAGCGTGCGGGAGACCGGCGACCTGGTCGTGAGCGTGCTCCGAGGCCACCGGCTGCTCGGTTACGACGACCCCGCGGCCAGCCCGCTCCAGCTCACCGACCGGGTGATCACCATCGTGCGCGCCGCGCCGGTCACCCCGCTCAGCACGCCGCCGGAGGACTAG
- a CDS encoding NAD(P)H-quinone oxidoreductase, translating to MYAITIPEPGGPEALVWAEVPDPVPGEGEVLVEVVASAVNRADLLQRQGFYDPPPGTSPYPGLECSGRIAALGPGVAGWAVGDEVCALLAGGGYAEKVVVPAGQLLPVPEGVDLATAAALPEVVCTVWSNIFMIAHLRPGETLLVHGGASGIGTMAIQLAKAVGARVAVTAGGPVKLARCAELGADILIDYREQDFVEELAKATDGVGADVILDIVGAKYLERNVKALAVSGRLVVIGLQGGVKGELNLGALLAKRAAVMATTLRARPVDEKAAIVAAVREHVWPLIGAGRVRPVVDRTLPLNDAAEGHRALESGTHVGKVLLLAPQN from the coding sequence ATGTATGCGATCACGATTCCGGAACCCGGCGGTCCCGAGGCCCTGGTCTGGGCCGAGGTGCCCGATCCCGTGCCCGGCGAGGGCGAGGTCCTCGTCGAGGTGGTGGCGAGCGCCGTCAACCGCGCCGATCTGCTCCAGCGCCAGGGCTTCTACGACCCGCCGCCGGGCACGTCCCCGTACCCCGGCCTGGAGTGTTCGGGCCGGATCGCCGCGCTCGGTCCGGGGGTGGCCGGCTGGGCCGTCGGCGACGAGGTGTGCGCGCTGCTCGCGGGCGGCGGTTACGCGGAGAAGGTCGTCGTCCCGGCCGGTCAGCTCCTCCCCGTACCGGAGGGTGTCGACCTGGCCACGGCGGCGGCGCTTCCCGAGGTGGTCTGCACCGTCTGGTCCAACATCTTCATGATCGCGCACCTGCGGCCGGGCGAGACGCTGCTGGTGCACGGCGGGGCGAGCGGGATCGGGACGATGGCGATCCAGCTGGCGAAGGCGGTCGGGGCGAGGGTCGCGGTCACCGCCGGCGGCCCCGTGAAGCTGGCGCGCTGTGCCGAGCTCGGTGCGGACATCCTCATCGACTACCGGGAGCAGGACTTCGTCGAGGAGCTGGCCAAGGCGACGGACGGGGTGGGCGCGGACGTCATCCTGGACATCGTCGGCGCCAAGTACCTGGAGCGGAACGTGAAGGCGCTGGCCGTGAGTGGCCGGCTCGTCGTCATCGGTCTGCAGGGCGGGGTGAAGGGCGAGCTGAACCTGGGTGCGCTGCTCGCCAAGCGTGCCGCCGTCATGGCGACCACGCTGCGTGCCCGCCCGGTGGACGAGAAGGCGGCGATCGTCGCCGCCGTCCGGGAGCACGTGTGGCCGCTGATCGGCGCGGGCAGGGTCCGGCCGGTCGTCGACCGGACGCTGCCGCTGAACGACGCCGCCGAGGGCCACCGGGCGCTGGAGTCCGGCACCCACGTCGGCAAGGTCCTGCTGCTCGCACCCCAGAACTGA
- a CDS encoding bacterial proteasome activator family protein: MEMPRNDRSQESPQVLIVGQDGMALGGTQGDDEPREVPVTEMVEQPAKVMRIGSMIKQLLEEVRAAPLDEASRVRLKDIHASSVKELEDGLAPELVEELERLSLPFTDEAIPSEAELRIAQAQLVGWLEGLFHGIQTALFAQQMAARAQLEQMRRALPPGASHDDDDDDRGHGAIRSGPYL, encoded by the coding sequence ATGGAGATGCCGAGGAATGACAGGTCGCAGGAGAGCCCCCAGGTCCTCATCGTGGGACAGGACGGGATGGCGCTCGGCGGCACTCAGGGCGACGACGAACCCCGCGAGGTCCCGGTGACGGAAATGGTCGAGCAGCCTGCGAAGGTCATGCGGATCGGCAGCATGATCAAGCAGCTCCTGGAGGAAGTACGCGCGGCACCTCTCGACGAGGCCAGCCGGGTCAGGCTCAAGGACATCCACGCAAGCTCCGTGAAGGAGCTGGAAGACGGGCTCGCGCCCGAGCTGGTCGAGGAACTGGAGCGGCTCTCCCTGCCGTTCACGGACGAGGCGATCCCCTCCGAGGCGGAGCTGCGCATCGCGCAGGCGCAGCTGGTGGGCTGGCTGGAGGGCCTCTTCCACGGCATCCAGACCGCGCTGTTCGCCCAGCAGATGGCGGCCCGCGCACAGCTGGAGCAGATGCGCAGGGCGCTGCCGCCGGGTGCCTCGCACGACGATGACGACGACGACCGCGGCCACGGCGCGATCCGCTCGGGGCCCTACCTGTAA